The genomic segment GCCCCGGGGCTGTCGTGGGTCCGTGGGGAGTGTGCCCGGGGCTGtcgtgggtctgtggggagtgtGCCCGGGGCTGTCGTGGGGCCGCGGGGTGTGTGCCTGGGGCTGTTCATGGTCCATGGGGGCGTGCCCAGGGCTGTCGTGGGCCCACTGTCCTGTGTTCTGAGTGACCTCCATGCATCACTTTTGATCGCTCAGTGGcaggtaggggtgtgtgtgttttttgcTGAGGCCTGCCTCTCCATTTCTCTGTGTTGTCAGTAGAAAGATGGTAAATAAAGGAGTTTCTGGGTTTCTCGCATCttctctccaggcctcagttacTCGTCATCCCAGACTTCGGGACTGAGCTGGATGTGACCGAGGAGGCTTCCCCGTGGTCCCCCTTTGcagcccctgccccgccccgcctgTGCACCTGCGAGGCTCCTTCCTAAACTCTCCTGCCCTGACGCCTTCTCTCCAAGTCAGACTCCGGCTTGTAGTCTTGCTTTGCCCACAGCTGAGTCTGTAAACTTGTTGGTTCCTGGTTTCTCTTTATATCCCTGCCCTGTGATGCCTTCATCTATCTACTCCCTCACAGATGCTTGCCAGGCCTCACGTACCTGACTCTGCTGGGTGTTAGGGATCTGATGGGGTGACACCTGCCCCGAGGCCCACAGTGATGGGCGGGATCCCCAGATTCTCCTTTGGGAAGTAAGACTCCTCCCTGATGAGAataacttttgttttatttccaaacAGTAGTTATCTAGGTAATGGCAGTTTCCTGTATAATTTGCAGGTAGAATAAGTAAaactttatatatgtgtatgtgtgtgtatatatgtaattttacaatgtgtattttatatatttatatatatttgcagTCATCTCAAAAACTACCTTTAAAGAATGTAAATCCTTAGTATatgcttttagaaataaaaaaagaaaaacagaagaaagttaTTGAACAGGTAATATTGACATATTCTCTTTTTAAGCATTTCTTTTCACACCACACACTGCATTGATGGCAGGTTAACCCTGCATTCATGCTTTGGGGACCTGAAATGCCAGAAGGCATCCTCTAATGTCCCAAGTTCCCAAATCTTTACCTATCcaaaattttctttgtaaatacCATGTAAATTTCTTTGTAAATTTACCATTCTTTGTAAATTCCTGAGGTAATTTGTGATTCAAACTGTGAGAAATTGGCAGTGTAAAATACAGGAAAAACCAGtacctgtttaaaaaaataatgagctTTTTACTACTGAAGTAAGCAAGGAAGAAAATCATTTGAATGAAATCCAAGCAGAGGCAGAACCCAACTTCTTGCAAAATAAAGAGGAGAGGGTTTCAAGAAACTCCGTGTTGTCACTTGCAGTTTTAGTAGAAAAATGCTTGaaacaaaaatgtctttttacTAGTGAGGGAAGGCAGCCAAGGCAAACGAGGCAGGGCTGCCGGACAAATGGCCGAGTCTGTGGGTGGGAGAGGCGGCCGCCTGGAGCCTGCCCACCTGCGCGCCTCCTTGCGGGCTTGGCGGCTGGGTCCTCAGGCCCCACATGGCCGAGGAAGAAGCCGGTCTCCTTTCACAGCAGAGAAAGAGTCAGACTCCCGCTGGGTGAGCTCTGCCTTGGGTCCTCTCATCGTCTACaaacctttccttttttttaaaaaaaattccattttggtTTTGTCCAGTCTGACAGCCCTTCTTTGTGTTCTGAAACATACCGCCTTCCCGCCAGGCCCAGCGGCCTGCCTGGGAGTGACCTTGTGGTTGAGGGGGTTGCTCTGTGAAGTCCGTCTTCTGCATCAGAAACATGCATAGCTGCCCAGGCCAGTCCAGTGCCCCAGGAGGCTGCAGTGCTTGGGCGTGTGGGCCCATCATGTCTGAGCTTCTGAGACGGCCTCACTCAGTCTCAGCTCCAGTGTGCTGTTTGTGTCCACTCGGCTTTTAGGTATTCTTTATTATggttgtgtagtcactaagtcgtgtccgactctttgtgaccccgtggactatagtctgccagtctcctctgtccatggtattctccagacaagaatactggagtgggttgccatttccatctctagggtgtcttcctgatccagggatcgaacccatgtctcctgcattggcaggcagattctttactgctgagccaccagtgaaaagttcagtcatggccgactctttgcgacgctgtggactgtagcccaccatgctgctctgtccatggatttctccaggcaaggcaagaatactggagtggttagccattcccctctccagaggatcttcccaacccgaggcttgaacccatgtcttctatattgcaggtggattctttactgtctgaggcaccagggaagccctatgtttaTTATTAGTAGCAATTAAGTAGATAGTTTTAAATTCTGTTAGAGGCCACTGTCCGTTAACAGGTGTACATTCTTAGAAGGGAATCCACAAGGGGGCCTTTTCCCAGCCTAGTAATTTGCTTATCATtccttcatttgtgaaatagggCTTATAATTTTTATCTACCAGGGTGGTTTTGAAGAGTGGAGACGTGTGTTTTGAGTGCCCAGTGCTGTATGGCAGGCGGTGGGCAGGAGCTGGTTCTGCTCTGTGGGGGCAGCTGGGGTGGCTGCCCTCAGCCCCTGGCCTGAGAGAGGGCCATTTCCTCTCTGCTGTTGTTTGCATGATAAggattcttttgttttgttttatcagAGGACATGAAGCCTTGATGAGAAGAATAGGCTGTTGAGATAAAAGATGTCTGACCACAGATGGGTGTCTTTTACTATGTGCAGGGACATCATACTCATATAAAGGACTgtgcttaaatatttttttttccagattgtgAATTCTAACTCTTCGaactattttgtgtatttttacgTTTTAGAACAGATGGTTTTTCATCTAAAGTCAATCAGTGATCATCTCAAATGTTGAGGATACTTGGCCTAGAGAATTTTCACATAGTCTTTTTAAcacctttattgagatatattgaTGTGCGGGAATCTTCGAGCCTGTGTTCACCTGTGAAATTGCCCCACAGCCAAGGTAGTGAACGTGTCTGTCACTTTGCCTCTGCAGCGTCAGCACCCCCTCCTGCCCCACCACAGACGACCCAGGGCTCTGGGCCCTGCAGCAGCTCAGGCGGCTAGGCGTTGACAGCGGCGTGCATGCCTTGGtccagcttctttcactcagcaaaattattttgagaaacaTCAGTGTTGCATGTAtcagttttacattttaagttttcaaaattaaCTTCTATTTGCACTCCTAGATGGGAAGCATTACTTCTTTGAAACTATTAACCTGTTGTCAAACTTTGTTGAGAGATCTCTTGAATAACAGTCATAGTGAAAATCTTGAGAGAGCCCTGCCCTGCACTGTCCTGGTCAAAGCCCGACTCAGCACCTCACTTGGGCCCAGCCCCGTGGGTGTGTGCGAGAAGGGCACTCGGGCTCCTTAGGGCATGGCATGCCCTTTGTTATGATGGGGACAGAGGGAATGTGAAACTTGGACTGTTTGCTTGGAGAGGCGCCATGTGTCTGAAGGTGACACCATATttactcatttcttttcctttttagatcCTTCCCAGGAGTTCCATTATGGGTGTGAGAGGTTTGCATGGGTTTGTGGCAAGTAGCTGCCCACATGTATGTACGGTAGTAAACTTCAAGGAGCTGGCAGAGCGCCACCGGAGCCAGCACCCCGGAGGGACGCCCACCATTGTGGTCGACGCCATGTGCTGCCTCAGGTACTGGTACACACCGGAGTCCTGGGTCTGCGGCGGACAGTGGCGGGAATACTATTCTTCTTTGCGAGAATTCGTGAGAACTTTTACCGCTGTTGGCATCAAGCTGATCTTCTTCTTCGATGGCATGGTGGAGCAGTCCAAGAGAGACGAGTGGGTGAAACGCAGACTCAAGAATAACAGGGAGATAGCCAAGATCTTCCACTACATCAAGTCCCGCAGGGAGCAGCCGGGCAGAAACATGTTCTTCATCCCCTCGGGGCTGGCCATATTTACGCGGTTTGCTTTGaaggccctgggtcaggaaactcTGTGCTCGTTACAGGAGGCCGACTATGAGGTGGCCTCCTATGGCTTCCAGAACAACTGTCTTGGGATTCTTGGAGAAGACACTGACTACTTAATCTATGACACCTGTCCCTATTTTTCCATCAGCGAGCTCTCCCTGGACAGTCTGGACACCGTCATGCTCTGCCGGGAGAAGCTCTGTCAGAGCCTCGGGCTCCACCTGGCCGACCTGCCTCTGCTGGCCTGCCTGCTTGGCAATGACGTCATCCCAGAAGGCATGTTCGAGAGCTTTCGGTACAAATGCTTGACTTCCTATGCCTCTGTGAGAGAGAGCTGTGACAGAAAAGGTAACGTTATCTTAGCTGTAGCAGAGCACATATCTAAAGTTCTTCGGTTGCATCAAGGTGAGAAAAAGCTGGAAGAGATGCTACCTTTGGGACCAAACAAAGCTCTTTTTTATAAAGGAGTAGCGTCGTATCTTTTGCCAGGACAGAAATCTCCATGGTTTATCCAAAAACCTGAAGATGTAGTAACTTTGGACAAGCAGGTACTATCCATGAGTTCAGATCCTGAATCTAAGCAAGAGTTTCCCGTGTGTATGGACTCTGAATCCAAGCAGAAATTACCTGTGGGTACAGACCCTGAATTTAACCTAGAAGCACCCATGTGTACAAACACTGAAGTTAAACAAGAAGACCCTGTAAATGTGGGGCCTGAAGCCAAGCATCaagtaactgtggttttggaTCCTGAAATCTTAAAGGTAGGTGGACATGCCCACCCGAATGTAATATGTCATGATTGAAAATGTACCCAGTGAATATCTATTGACTGCctgcagtggttaagacacaGTGGGGGCCACAGAGCCGAACCCTTGAGTTTAGCTAGGGGCTTCACAATACATGTGAAAACCTGCGTTGTGAGCTCTGTCTCGTGTTGTTCCATGGCTGTTACAGAGTGCTAGGGATTTGAAAGAGAGTCAGCACTGTGGGTTAAGGACAGAGAGAAGTCCCCAGAGGAGTAGTTACAACTGGAGCCAGGCCTTCCTGGGCCCGAGGTTGCTGTGAACAGGCAAAGATGGGACCTGTGCTCTCAGCAGAGCCCTGGGACAAGTAGCTGAGGCCTGGGGTGTGAAGGGCTAAGTAAGGAGAAGATAATTGGGAAGGACAGACGCAGCCAGGTGGTGGATATTCCTGCATGCCACCCTAGGGATTTGAATGTAGTCCGTAAGACGACACAGAGCCTTGATGGTTTTGACGGGGGGCCGCTGTTCACGGACTGCCTGCTCCGCGGAGGTTAGTTGCGGTGTAGCTGTCATCTCATTGAAGCCTCTCGTTATCCTCGGGCTACAGAGCAGTTGCGTGTGGACACTAACGCCCTGAGGCATCTCAGCAAGCACAGAGCTAATTAGGACTTTACTCACAGCTTTTCATTGTTCTTGCGTTGAGAGTCACCATCTTTCCAAGTTAAAAACCTGGGAACGTCTCTCCCATATTTCATCAACAGTCTCTCTTAAGTCTTGTTACTTTGATCTGTTCAGTGGCTCTCACCACCCTGTGTGGATGACTGTAGACGTCTGAGAACTCTTCCTAAACAGACTTTGGCCCCTTGCAGCCCCTTTGTCATGCTGCACGCAGAAAGAAAGCCCTGATTTGCATTTGCTAGCTCTTCGGAGGGAAGCGGTGACCTGCACAGAGAGGGCCGCTGTCCCTGCTGCTGCCTGCTGCTCCAGCCGTACCTGcccctcctgcctgcccctctCCCGGACGGCCCTCCGGCCCCTCCGCTGGTCGGTGCCTGCTGGGTTTCCCCGTCACACCCAGAGAGGCCGCCCACCCTGTGTGAGAGACCGATGTTTGCCGCAGGTGCCTCCGGAATGTCCTCTCTGGTTCAGTCTTTCCTTCCAGACCAGGTGATCCTGTGAGGGCCTGGCCGTGTTGGTTCTTGTCCTGCCCTGCCGCGGTCTCAGGGAGTGTCCTCTACCTCTTCTGTCTCTACGCTCTCTGTCAGTGACTTCTCCCCTCCGTCCTGCACAGCTGCAAGGAGTCTTCCCTCTCTCTGTCACATGCCTTGTAGCAGAGGGGGTAGCTTCTTATCGTAGGAAATTATAGTGAGAGGTAGAATATGGTACATGTTTCAAGAGAGTTATAGGTGAAAAAGTATTAAGAACTTTACTCTGCCTGGAAACATTCTTAACTGCTTTTTAGAGGGAAAAGAATGTGAGTGGACATTGGAGGAGGGTTGGAGGCGGACCTGCACGTGGAGGTCCCGACGAGCAGTGGGAGGTGGGTGGAACGTGTCAGCTTGGAGACAGGCGGGCCTCAGTGCAGCCCGAGGAGAAAGGTGAGCAGAGGCAGGACAGG from the Bos taurus isolate L1 Dominette 01449 registration number 42190680 breed Hereford chromosome 9, ARS-UCD2.0, whole genome shotgun sequence genome contains:
- the FAM120B gene encoding constitutive coactivator of peroxisome proliferator-activated receptor gamma isoform X4: MGVRGLHGFVASSCPHVCTVVNFKELAERHRSQHPGGTPTIVVDAMCCLRYWYTPESWVCGGQWREYYSSLREFVRTFTAVGIKLIFFFDGMVEQSKRDEWVKRRLKNNREIAKIFHYIKSRREQPGRNMFFIPSGLAIFTRFALKALGQETLCSLQEADYEVASYGFQNNCLGILGEDTDYLIYDTCPYFSISELSLDSLDTVMLCREKLCQSLGLHLADLPLLACLLGNDVIPEGMFESFRYKCLTSYASVRESCDRKGNVILAVAEHISKVLRLHQGEKKLEEMLPLGPNKALFYKGVASYLLPGQKSPWFIQKPEDVVTLDKQVLSMSSDPESKQEFPVCMDSESKQKLPVGTDPEFNLEAPMCTNTEVKQEDPVNVGPEAKHQVTVVLDPEILKVARAQHVQAESYLVYSVMSSGEVECSNSLEDATDQALPSQAFVYRPVRQRVYSLLLGGGGGGSSTGPAVKEWFVYSGNPLRQPDLVRPLQMNIPGGTPSLRQLWLSQEPGIQAQRLDTLLACFDLSSSREELQAVERPFQALCCLLVYLFVQVDTLCLEDLHAFIAQALCLQGKPTMELADLQEVDSMSLTSGEDINHLLVTMAEYAL
- the FAM120B gene encoding constitutive coactivator of peroxisome proliferator-activated receptor gamma isoform X5, coding for MGVRGLHGFVASSCPHVCTVVNFKELAERHRSQHPGGTPTIVVDAMCCLRYWYTPESWVCGGQWREYYSSLREFVRTFTAVGIKLIFFFDGMVEQSKRDEWVKRRLKNNREIAKIFHYIKSRREQPGRNMFFIPSGLAIFTRFALKALGQETLCSLQEADYEVASYGFQNNCLGILGEDTDYLIYDTCPYFSISELSLDSLDTVMLCREKLCQSLGLHLADLPLLACLLGNDVIPEGMFESFRYKCLTSYASVRESCDRKGNVILAVAEHISKVLRLHQGEKKLEEMLPLGPNKALFYKGVASYLLPGQKSPWFIQKPEDVVTLDKQVLSMSSDPESKQEFPVCMDSESKQKLPVGTDPEFNLEAPMCTNTEVKQEDPVNVGPEAKHQVTVVLDPEILKVARAQHVQAESYLVYSVMSSGEVECSNSLEDATDQALPSQAFVYRPVRQRVYSLLLGGGGGGSSTGPAVKEWFVYSGNPLRQPDLVRPLQMNIPGGTPSLRQLWLSQEPGIQAQRLDTLLACFDLSSSREELQAVERPFQALCCLLVYLFVQVDTLCLEDLHAFIAQALCLQGKPTMELADLQEVDSMSLTSGEDINHLLGGPQTA
- the FAM120B gene encoding constitutive coactivator of peroxisome proliferator-activated receptor gamma isoform X1 is translated as MGVRGLHGFVASSCPHVCTVVNFKELAERHRSQHPGGTPTIVVDAMCCLRYWYTPESWVCGGQWREYYSSLREFVRTFTAVGIKLIFFFDGMVEQSKRDEWVKRRLKNNREIAKIFHYIKSRREQPGRNMFFIPSGLAIFTRFALKALGQETLCSLQEADYEVASYGFQNNCLGILGEDTDYLIYDTCPYFSISELSLDSLDTVMLCREKLCQSLGLHLADLPLLACLLGNDVIPEGMFESFRYKCLTSYASVRESCDRKGNVILAVAEHISKVLRLHQGEKKLEEMLPLGPNKALFYKGVASYLLPGQKSPWFIQKPEDVVTLDKQVLSMSSDPESKQEFPVCMDSESKQKLPVGTDPEFNLEAPMCTNTEVKQEDPVNVGPEAKHQVTVVLDPEILKVARAQHVQAESYLVYSVMSSGEVECSNSLEDATDQALPSQAFVYRPVRQRVYSLLLGGGGGGSSTGPAVKEWFVYSGNPLRQPDLVRPLQMNIPGGTPSLRQLWLSQEPGIQAQRLDTLLACFDLSSSREELQAVERPFQALCCLLVYLFVQVDTLCLEDLHAFIAQALCLQGKPTMELADLQLDHIDPRAVQLATLLVRGLTTLVLVNGACGSPWEMADFMPWHLFDGKLFHQKYLQSEKGYTAEVLVEQNRSHVTRFHTLKSVVCKACGKESRPIVSRRHWRPHHAGRWGRQGSSSHGTSSGYSRSGHGQHWRDQGPGSRQYEPDQWRRY
- the FAM120B gene encoding constitutive coactivator of peroxisome proliferator-activated receptor gamma isoform X3, with translation MGVRGLHGFVASSCPHVCTVVNFKELAERHRSQHPGGTPTIVVDAMCCLRYWYTPESWVCGGQWREYYSSLREFVRTFTAVGIKLIFFFDGMVEQSKRDEWVKRRLKNNREIAKIFHYIKSRREQPGRNMFFIPSGLAIFTRFALKALGQETLCSLQEADYEVASYGFQNNCLGILGEDTDYLIYDTCPYFSISELSLDSLDTVMLCREKLCQSLGLHLADLPLLACLLGNDVIPEGMFESFRYKCLTSYASVRESCDRKGNVILAVAEHISKVLRLHQGEKKLEEMLPLGPNKALFYKGVASYLLPGQKSPWFIQKPEDVVTLDKQVLSMSSDPESKQEFPVCMDSESKQKLPVGTDPEFNLEAPMCTNTEVKQEDPVNVGPEAKHQVTVVLDPEILKVARAQHVQAESYLVYSVMSSGEVECSNSLEDATDQALPSQAFVYRPVRQRVYSLLLGGGGGGSSTGPAVKEWFVYSGNPLRQPDLVRPLQMNIPGGTPSLRQLWLSQEPGIQAQRLDTLLACFDLSSSREELQAVERPFQALCCLLVYLFVQVDTLCLEDLHAFIAQALCLQGKPTMELADLQEVDSMSLTSGEDINHLLEKVCTEEAAESGYQTRVKPLDPLDPPSE
- the FAM120B gene encoding constitutive coactivator of peroxisome proliferator-activated receptor gamma isoform X2, which produces MGVRGLHGFVASSCPHVCTVVNFKELAERHRSQHPGGTPTIVVDAMCCLRYWYTPESWVCGGQWREYYSSLREFVRTFTAVGIKLIFFFDGMVEQSKRDEWVKRRLKNNREIAKIFHYIKSRREQPGRNMFFIPSGLAIFTRFALKALGQETLCSLQEADYEVASYGFQNNCLGILGEDTDYLIYDTCPYFSISELSLDSLDTVMLCREKLCQSLGLHLADLPLLACLLGNDVIPEGMFESFRYKCLTSYASVRESCDRKGNVILAVAEHISKVLRLHQGEKKLEEMLPLGPNKALFYKGVASYLLPGQKSPWFIQKPEDVVTLDKQVLSMSSDPESKQEFPVCMDSESKQKLPVGTDPEFNLEAPMCTNTEVKQEDPVNVGPEAKHQVTVVLDPEILKVARAQHVQAESYLVYSVMSSGEVECSNSLEDATDQALPSQAFVYRPVRQRVYSLLLGGGGGGSSTGPAVKEWFVYSGNPLRQPDLVRPLQMNIPGGTPSLRQLWLSQEPGIQAQRLDTLLACFDLSSSREELQAVERPFQALCCLLVYLFVQVDTLCLEDLHAFIAQALCLQGKPTMELADLQEVDSMSLTSGEDINHLLALPGLCCCLRRKISRNQYFLVHKKKKKENCKRKTKDM
- the FAM120B gene encoding constitutive coactivator of peroxisome proliferator-activated receptor gamma; the encoded protein is MGVRGLHGFVASSCPHVCTVVNFKELAERHRSQHPGGTPTIVVDAMCCLRYWYTPESWVCGGQWREYYSSLREFVRTFTAVGIKLIFFFDGMVEQSKRDEWVKRRLKNNREIAKIFHYIKSRREQPGRNMFFIPSGLAIFTRFALKALGQETLCSLQEADYEVASYGFQNNCLGILGEDTDYLIYDTCPYFSISELSLDSLDTVMLCREKLCQSLGLHLADLPLLACLLGNDVIPEGMFESFRYKCLTSYASVRESCDRKGNVILAVAEHISKVLRLHQGEKKLEEMLPLGPNKALFYKGVASYLLPGQKSPWFIQKPEDVVTLDKQVLSMSSDPESKQEFPVCMDSESKQKLPVGTDPEFNLEAPMCTNTEVKQEDPVNVGPEAKHQVTVVLDPEILKVARAQHVQAESYLVYSVMSSGEVECSNSLEDATDQALPSQAFVYRPVRQRVYSLLLGGGGGGSSTGPAVKEWFVYSGNPLRQPDLVRPLQMNIPGGTPSLRQLWLSQEPGIQAQRLDTLLACFDLSSSREELQAVERPFQALCCLLVYLFVQVDTLCLEDLHAFIAQALCLQGKPTMELADLQLDHIDPRAVQLATLLVRGLTTLVLVNGACGSPWEMADFMPWHLFDGKLFHQKYLQSEKGYTAEVLVEQNRSHVTRFHTLKSVVCKACGKESRPIVSRRHWRPHHAGSRQYEPDQWRRY